A genomic region of Photobacterium swingsii contains the following coding sequences:
- the pta gene encoding phosphate acetyltransferase — translation MLIPVGAGVGLTSVSLGVVRAMERKGVRVSFFKPIAQPRHGGDQPDLTTTIIRANSDMNVADPVSMARAEELLRNDQSDVLLEDIVARFKAATADAEVALIEGLVPTRKHPFANQINYEIAKTLDAEIVFVVTPGTDNPSQLKERIEVACSNFGGTKNEQISGVIVNKLNAPVDADGRTRPDLSEIFDDAEGTVPSNVEVMQVFNSSPIRVLGCAPWSPELIATRATDMAKHLNAEIINEGEIATRRIKSITFCARSIPHMVEHFRPGSLLVTSADRPDVIVAACLAAMNGVEIGALLLTGGYELPKAVTDLCERAFETGLPVMTAQGNTWQTSLNLQSFSLEVPADDKERVEFVNEYMASHIDGQWIESLTEGSTKERRLSPPAFRYELTELARKAAKRVVLPEGDEPRTVKAAAICAERGIAECVLLGNPEEIKRVAEQQGVVLGAGVTIIDSEAVRENYVARLVELRGAKGMTDVVAREKLQDSVFLGTMMLENDEVDGLVSGAVHTTANTIVPPFQIIKTAPDASIVSSVFFMLLPDQVLVYGDCAINPDPNAEQLAEIAIQSADSAKAFGIEPRVAMISYSTGTSGKGADVDKVREATRIAQEKRPDLIIDGPLQYDAAIMENVAASKAPNSPVAGKATVFVFPDLNTGNTTYKAVQRSADLVSIGPMLQGMRKPVNDLSRGALVDDIVYTVALTAIQAKQAEANNA, via the coding sequence ATGCTTATCCCAGTTGGCGCTGGTGTTGGCTTAACAAGCGTTAGTCTTGGTGTTGTTCGTGCAATGGAACGCAAAGGCGTTCGTGTTTCTTTCTTTAAGCCTATCGCTCAACCACGTCACGGTGGCGATCAGCCAGATCTAACAACAACTATCATTCGCGCAAACAGCGACATGAACGTTGCAGATCCTGTATCAATGGCTCGTGCAGAAGAACTTCTTCGTAACGACCAAAGCGATGTTCTTCTAGAAGATATCGTTGCACGTTTCAAAGCAGCAACAGCAGACGCTGAAGTAGCATTAATCGAAGGTCTAGTACCAACTCGCAAGCACCCATTTGCGAACCAGATTAACTATGAAATTGCTAAAACGCTTGATGCTGAAATCGTATTCGTTGTGACCCCGGGTACTGATAACCCATCACAACTTAAAGAGCGTATCGAAGTAGCATGTTCTAACTTCGGCGGCACTAAGAACGAGCAAATCTCTGGCGTTATTGTTAACAAACTAAACGCACCAGTAGATGCTGACGGCCGTACTCGTCCTGACCTATCTGAAATCTTTGACGATGCTGAAGGTACTGTTCCTTCAAACGTTGAAGTTATGCAAGTGTTCAACTCTAGCCCTATCCGTGTACTTGGTTGTGCACCTTGGAGCCCAGAGCTAATCGCAACACGTGCAACGGATATGGCGAAGCACCTAAATGCTGAAATCATCAACGAAGGTGAAATCGCTACTCGTCGCATTAAGAGCATCACTTTCTGTGCACGCTCTATCCCTCACATGGTTGAACACTTCCGCCCAGGTTCACTGCTAGTAACTTCAGCAGACCGTCCTGACGTTATCGTTGCTGCATGTCTTGCTGCAATGAACGGTGTTGAGATCGGTGCACTACTACTTACTGGCGGCTACGAGCTACCAAAAGCAGTAACTGATCTATGTGAGCGCGCATTCGAAACGGGTCTTCCAGTAATGACTGCTCAAGGTAACACTTGGCAGACATCGCTAAACCTTCAAAGCTTCAGCCTTGAAGTACCAGCAGACGATAAAGAGCGTGTTGAATTCGTTAACGAATACATGGCTAGCCACATCGATGGCCAGTGGATTGAATCGCTAACTGAAGGTTCAACGAAAGAGCGTCGTCTAAGCCCACCAGCATTCCGTTACGAACTAACTGAACTTGCTCGTAAAGCGGCTAAGCGCGTTGTTCTTCCTGAAGGTGATGAGCCACGTACAGTAAAAGCTGCGGCTATCTGTGCTGAGCGCGGTATCGCGGAATGTGTACTTCTTGGTAACCCAGAAGAAATCAAGCGTGTTGCTGAGCAACAAGGCGTTGTTCTTGGTGCTGGCGTAACTATCATCGATTCTGAAGCTGTACGTGAAAACTACGTTGCTCGTCTTGTTGAGCTACGTGGCGCGAAAGGCATGACTGATGTTGTTGCACGTGAAAAACTTCAAGATTCAGTTTTCCTTGGCACTATGATGCTAGAAAACGATGAAGTTGACGGCCTAGTTTCTGGTGCTGTTCACACAACGGCGAACACCATCGTTCCTCCGTTCCAAATCATCAAAACTGCACCTGATGCATCTATTGTATCTTCAGTATTCTTCATGCTTCTGCCTGATCAAGTACTGGTATACGGTGACTGTGCAATCAACCCAGATCCAAACGCTGAGCAACTTGCTGAAATCGCTATCCAATCTGCAGATTCAGCGAAAGCATTCGGTATCGAACCACGCGTTGCTATGATCTCATACTCTACTGGTACTTCTGGTAAAGGTGCAGACGTAGATAAAGTACGTGAAGCAACTCGCATTGCTCAAGAGAAACGTCCTGATCTAATCATCGATGGTCCTCTACAGTACGATGCTGCAATCATGGAAAACGTTGCTGCTTCTAAAGCGCCTAACTCGCCAGTAGCGGGTAAAGCGACTGTATTCGTATTCCCTGACCTAAACACAGGTAACACGACTTACAAAGCGGTACAACGTTCAGCAGACCTAGTATCTATCGGTCCAATGCTGCAAGGCATGCGTAAGCCTGTAAATGATCTTTCTCGTGGCGCACTAGTAGACGATATCGTATACACAGTTGCACTAACTGCGATTCAGGCTAAACAAGCTGAAGCAAATAACGCTTAA